The Thermovirga sp. nucleotide sequence ATGGCGGACTGCCTCCTGATCTCCTTCAGGACCTCCATCCCCGAAAGCCCGGGGAGCATCACGTCCAGGATCACCAGCGAGTACCGTTCCGCCAGGACCTTTGAGACGACCTTGCCGCCGTCGTGGATGGATTCGATCTTGAAGCCCTCCGATTCAAGGAACTCGGTGAGCAATTCGCAAAGGCCCGCATCGTCATCGGCAAGCAGTATCCGTTCCACGGCTTTTCCCCCTGATCAAGAAGGTTTTCTCCATACTACCCCATGGAGGCCTTAAAAGCCGTCAAGAATGGTAACCCCTTGTAAAGGGGCCCTTTACTTTTCTTTACAGGTAAAATACCAGCTCTTTATAGCTCGGCTATGACGTCGATCTCCACGAGGATTCCCAGCAGCGCACTCCCTACGGTGGTCCTCACCGGATAGGGAGCGTTGAAGAATTCCCTGTAAACATCGTTGAAGGCATGGAAATCCTCGAGGTCGGCAAGATGGACCGTGGCCTTCACCACATGGTCCATGGTGGCAACCCCCGCCTGGAGAATGTTACTGATGTTGGTCAGAACCTGTCGGGTCTGCTCCTCGATGGTCTCGGGGATCTTGCCCGTCTCAGGATTCAATGGACCTTCTCCCGATACATAGATCCTGTTCCCCACTTTTATACCCTTAGAATAAAAACCGATGGGCTTGGGCGCTAAATCGGTACGAATCTCCTTCTTCATCAGTCCGATCCTCCTCTTAGCATGTTTCTCATCTTCCAGTCTCGTTGGGAAATGGGGCCTGACCTAGCCCTCGTAGCTCTCAATCGGGGGGTAATATCCAGTGACTAGGCTGAACCTGCAGAGATGGGCAGCGATTTGTTTCAATCCACCTGGTTCACAATTATTAGTGTAGCACAAGCTTATTTTTCCATGGGACACCGGACTTCGCAAAGAGGCGTCGTAATCTCTCCTTAAAATCTTAAGTCAGCGGGGATCGAAATCGGGGGAAGCGGGAAAACCACTTTCCGCCCCCCCCGCGCATTCGAAAGTGCCCATCTGCAGACTTCCTTCCCCAGGGGTAAGACCTTCTTTCCCTATGGGCAAACAAAAAAAGTTGCCTCCTCAAGGAGGTCGTCTCGAAATCGGCACTCAAGATCCGAACATTATAACGAGGTCTGAATTAGGAACACCCTCGGGGAAGATCTGTATATCCAATCTCCATTCCAGGCGTAC carries:
- a CDS encoding RidA family protein; its protein translation is MMKKEIRTDLAPKPIGFYSKGIKVGNRIYVSGEGPLNPETGKIPETIEEQTRQVLTNISNILQAGVATMDHVVKATVHLADLEDFHAFNDVYREFFNAPYPVRTTVGSALLGILVEIDVIAEL
- a CDS encoding response regulator transcription factor; this translates as MERILLADDDAGLCELLTEFLESEGFKIESIHDGGKVVSKVLAERYSLVILDVMLPGLSGMEVLKEIRRQSA